One Candida dubliniensis CD36 chromosome 1, complete sequence genomic region harbors:
- a CDS encoding ferric reductase transmembrane precursor, putative (Similar to C. albicans CFL1;~Similar to S. cerevisiae FRE5) encodes MKIQTCIYLLPILSVTLAIRVTQKKDLAYAACKSLLTQSASSSLPDPFCDAENQSAMGSMAICLVENFEGSPKDYYRPYLKACSISEQTFFASYKNATNHIPASLSDQDSNTTHPIRLSYDNVQLSYNQLYRKTLNDNYSVWFGTVLLAYWGLVMLVASFNYWSHFLFPGFVKILHGSISNFIRSHFILAPTVGNRHASSVKHLKVFRAYVPLRFESIIVLIWAILCFIFCGINHYPTGPNLSSLVGNRAAQLAGFCVPLLILFAGRNNFLQWLTGWSHARFLLFHRWQARVIFIMMLVHVSAKTSVLIQYDIYSSTFSQSYMAWAIVAVISLGFLIGHSWQYFRGSNYEIFLIVHHILAILFIAGAWIHTRGADTPYAYYAATSIWSFDKLVRLIRVSSYGVKKAKVELISDEVLKVTVPRPGWWKRFPGSYAYVYFLKPTAFWQSHPFTIVDSVEDANTLTFCIKVKGGMTHGICQQLLKKSNQMDAFHVLIEGPYSQPHSGRHFENLVMLSSGTGIPGPYFTALDLIRRNDNSTKRVKFYWIIRDVKSINWFLEELCKLEGSIVETVIYISNTNTNFPSLKTQEISKQFDSDTERISYSSDYLKHRLQFVEFRYGRPSVHEIIHQEIKEACNSIGFITCGAPQMVDNARMAIVNSLKRDTSKRIELFEDFQEW; translated from the coding sequence atgaaaatacaAACTTGTATTTATCTTTTACCAATTCTATCCGTGACCTTAGCAATAAGGGTTactcaaaaaaaagatctTGCTTATGCCGCTTGCAAATCTTTGCTCACTCAATCTGCAAGTTCTTCTTTGCCTGATCCATTCTGTGACGCGGAAAACCAGTCAGCTATGGGATCAATGGCTATCTGCTTagttgaaaattttgaagGATCTCCCAAAGACTATTATCGTCCATATTTAAAAGCATGTTCTATATCTGAACAGACATTTTTCGCATCATATAAGAATGCAACAAATCACATACCAGCATCATTACTGGATCAAGATTCTAACACGACTCACCCAATCAGGCTCTCATATGATAATGTGCAGTTACTGTATAATCAGTTGTACCGTAAAACTTTGAATGATAATTACAGTGTTTGGTTTGGAACGGTTTTATTGGCATATTGGGGACTCGTCATGTTGGTAGCCAGTTTCAATTACTGGTCTCACTTTTTGTTCCCTGGTTTTGTGAAAATTTTACATGGTTCAATATCCAACTTTATTAGACTGCATTTTATACTCGCCCCAACAGTTGGCAATAGACATGCTTCATCCGTGAAACATCTAAAGGTTTTTCGGGCTTATGTTCCCTTGAGGTTTGAGTCAATAATTGTGTTAATATGGGCAATCTTATGTTTTATATTCTGTGgtataaatcattatccAACGGGCCCAAACTTGTCCTCCCTAGTGGGAAACAGAGCTGCTCAGCTTGCTGGATTTTGCGTGCCTTTGCTCATCTTATTTGCTGgaagaaataattttttgCAATGGTTAACTGGGTGGTCCCATGCCagatttcttttgtttcaCCGGTGGCAGGCACGCGTAATATTCATCATGATGTTAGTCCATGTAAGTGCAAAAACTTCTGTTTTGATACAATATGATATCTACTCTTCCACTTTCCTGCAGAGCTATATGGCATGGGCTATAGTTGCTGTCATTTCGTTAGGATTCTTGATTGGGCATTCTTGGCAATACTTTAGAGGCTCGAATtatgaaatatttttaattgttcatCACATCTTGGCCATATTATTTATAGCAGGTGCATGGATTCACACTAGGGGAGCAGACACTCCTTATGCTTACTATGCAGCCACATCGATCTGGCtgtttgataaattggttAGGTTAATTAGAGTGTCTCTGTATGGTGTTAAAAAGGCAAAGGTTGAATTGATCTCTGACGAAGTTTTGAAGGTAACTGTACCCAGACCAGGTTGGTGGAAACGATTCCCAGGATCTTATGCCTATGTTTACTTTCTTAAACCAACAGCTTTCTGGCAATCACATCCATTTACTATTGTTGATTCTGTTGAAGACGCCAATACGTTAACTTTTTGTATAAAAGTCAAAGGAGGCATGACTCATGGAATTTGTCAACAATTACTAAAGAAATCTAATCAAATGGACGCTTTCCATGTTCTTATTGAGGGTCCATACTCTCAGCCTCATTCTGGGAGACATTTTGAAAACCTTGTCATGTTGAGCTCTGGTACTGGCATTCCGGGACCTTACTTTACTGCTCTTGATTTGATTAGAAGAAATGACAATTCAACCAAACGAGTAAAATTCTATTGGATTATTCGTGACGTGAAGTCAATTAATTGGTTCTTGGAGGAACTCTGCAAGTTAGAAGGATCAATAGTTGAGACAGTCATTTATATTTCCAACACAAACACCAATTTTCCTAGTTTAAAGACGCAGGAAATTTCCAAGCAATTTGACAGTGATACCGAGCGGATTTCTTATTCAAGCGATTATTTGAAACATCGCTTGCAATTTGTGGAATTCCGATATGGTCGGCCAAGTGTACACGAGATTATTCATCAGGAAATTAAAGAAGCATGTAATTCAATTGGGTTTATTACTTGTGGTGCACCCCAAATGGTAGATAATGCTCGAATGGCGATTGTTAACTCGTTGAAACGTGATACCAGCAAAAGAATAGAGCTCTTTGAGGATTTTCAGGAATGGTAA
- a CDS encoding 60S ribosomal protein L8 (Similar to S. cerevisiae RPL8B;~Similar to C. albicans RPL8) yields MTQPSSKKVAPAPLATKSKASTSTKNPLFESTPKNFGIGQSIQPKRNLSRFVKWPEYVRLQRQKKILSLRLKVPPSIAQFSQTLDKNTAAQAFKLLNKYRPETSAEKKERLTKEAAAIAEGKTAKDVSPKPVVVKYGLNYVVSLIENKKAKLVLIANDVDPIELVVFLPALCKKMGVPYAIVKGKARLGTLVHKKTSAVAALTEVNSADEAELSKLVSTINANYIEKYEENRKHWGGGIMGSKANDKIAKKAKAAAAAVSTA; encoded by the coding sequence ATGACACAGCCTTCTTCAAAAAAAGTTGCTCCAGCTCCATTAGCTACTAAATCTAAAGCTTCAACAAGCACCAAGAATCCATTGTTCGAATCTACACCAAAGAACTTTGGTATTGGACAATCCATCCaaccaaaaagaaacttgTCCAGATTTGTTAAATGGCCAGAATATGTCAGATTACAGagacaaaagaaaatcttGTCTTTGAGATTGAAAGTTCCACCATCTATTGCTCAATTTTCTCAAACTTTAGATAAAAACACTGCTGCTCAAGcttttaaattattgaacaaaTATAGACCAGAAACCTCTGctgaaaagaaagaaagattaaCTAAAGAAGCTGCTGCTATTGCCGAAGGAAAAACTGCTAAAGACGTTTCACCAAAACCAGTTGTTGTCAAATACGGTTTAAACTATGTTGTTTCtttgattgaaaacaaaaaggccaaattggttttgattGCCAATGATGTTGACCCAATTGAATTGGTTGTCTTTTTACCAGCTTTATGTAAGAAAATGGGTGTTCCATACGCCATTGTGAAAGGTAAGGCTAGATTGGGAACTTTGGTTCACAAAAAGACTTCTGCCGTTGCTGCTTTAACTGAAGTTAACTCTGCTGATGAAGCTGAGTTATCTAAATTGGTCTCCACTATCAACGCCAACTACATTGAAAAATACGAAGAAAACAGAAAACACTGGGGTGGTGGTATCATGGGTTCTAAAGCCAATGATAAAATCGCTAAAAAGGCCAAAGCTGCCGCTGCTGCTGTTTCTACTGCTTAA
- a CDS encoding RNA-binding protein, putative (nearest S. cerevisiae orthologue is transcribed during sporulation (SGD: YFR032C);~spliced gene;~does not have a canonical TACTAAC box), translating into MASQSSNHYRVYIKNLSYSTSEKDLEELFGKFEPVNVLIPSYTIHFSRSGRHRPLGIAYAEFRTPEQIESVVKEFDGHVLKNRKITVKKHMAYDPNNRRFSFKRKSNIKNGKMNQGGSSTGEILAPVAKEFLVRDDETVSIGQQKKNPPRKPELSMDTIMIQKVHGKVTDESLKDFFKEYNPSQIYIFKSKKPKLNPMNLTGSHVNVLVKLDVTQTKLDEIISNLRSQKMNGRYISMKPAYKSKVLEVEKAIAESKSLENTGEGENMIVDEKASPTNKHGKNAEHDNSEISLIGTVSNC; encoded by the exons ATGGCCTCTCAATCATCAAATCATTATCGtgtttatataaaaaatcTCAGTTACCTGACAAGCGAGAAAGATTTAGAGGAGttatttggaaaatttgAACC GGTTAATGTGTTGATTCCTAGTTACACAATCCATTTCAGTAGAAGTGGTAGACACAGGCCCTTAGGAATTGCTTATGCCGAGTTTAGAACTCCAGAACAGATAGAGTCTGTTGTCAAAGAGTTTGACGGTCATGTCTTAAAGAATAGAAAAATAACTGTTAAAAAACATATGGCTTATGATCCAAACAATCGTcgtttttcatttaaacgcaaatcaaatataaagaatGGTAAAATGAATCAGGGTGGCTCCCTGACTGGTGAGATACTTGCACCTGTTGCAAAAGAGTTTTTGGTACGTGATGATGAGACCGTCTCAATTGGAcaacagaagaagaaccCCCCTCGCAAACCAGAGCTCTCAATGGATACTATTATGATTCAAAAAGTTCATGGTAAAGTTACTGATGAATCTCTCaaagattttttcaaagagTACAATCCCAGTCAAATCTACATAttcaaaagcaaaaaacCAAAGCTCAATCCCATGAATCTTACTGGATCGCATGTAAATGTTTTAGTTAAACTTGATGTTACCCAAACAAAGTTAGATGAGATCATTTCCAACTTGAGATCCCAAAAAATGAATGGGAGATACATCAGTATGAAACCTGCCTACAAGTCAAAAGTTTTGGAAGTAGAAAAAGCCATCGCTGAGCTGAAATCGCTCGAAAATACTGGAGAAGGTGAAAACATGATTGTTGACGAGAAAGCATCTCCAACTAATAAACATGGAAAGAATGCTGAGCATGATAATCTGGAAATTTCCCTTATTGGCACCGTTTcgaattgttga
- a CDS encoding 60S ribosomal protein L2 (spliced gene;~Similar to S. cerevisiae RPL2A;~Similar to S. cerevisiae RPL2B): MGRVIRNQRKGAGSIFTSHTRLRKGAAKLRTLDYAERHGYIRGVVKQIIHDPGRGAPLAKVAFRDPYKYKLREETFIANEGVYTGQFIYAGKKASLNVGNILPLGACPEGTIVSNVEEKVGDRGALGRTSGNYVIIIGHNPDENKTRVKLPSGAKKIISSDARGVIGVVAGGGRIDKPLLKAGRAFHKYKVKRNSWPKTRGVAMNPVDHPHGGGNHQHIGKASTISRGAVSGQKAGLIAARRTGLLRGTQKTAE, from the exons ATG GGTAGAGTTATTCGTAACCAAAGAAAAGGTGCTGGTTCTATTTTCACTTCTCACACCAGATTAAGAAAAGGTGCTGCCAAGTTAAGAACCTTGGATTATGCTGAACGTCATGGTTACATCCGTGGTGTTGTCAAACAAATCATCCATGACCCAGGTAGAGGTGCTCCATTAGCCAAAGTTGCTTTCAGAGACCCATACAAGTACAAATTGAGAGAAGAAACTTTCATTGCTAACGAAGGTGTCTACACTGGTCAATTTATTTACGCCGGTAAGAAGGCTTCTTTGAACGTTGGTAACATCTTGCCATTGGGTGCTTGTCCAGAAGGTACCATTGTTTCCAATGTCGAAGAAAAAGTTGGTGACAGAGGTGCTTTAGGTAGAACTTCTGGTAACTACGTTATTATCATTGGTCACAACCCAgatgaaaacaaaaccaGAGTTAAGTTGCCATCTGGTGCCAAGAAGATCATCTCTTCTGATGCCAGAGGTGttattggtgttgttgctggtggtggtagaaTCGATAAACCATTATTGAAAGCTGGTAGAGCCTTCCACAAATACAAGGTCAAGAGAAACTCATGGCCAAAGACCAGAGGTGTTGCTATGAACCCAGTAGACCATCCACATGGTGGTGGTAACCATCAACATATTGGTAAAGCTTCTACTATTTCTAGAGGTGCTGTTTCCGGTCAAAAGGCTGGTTTGATTGCTGCTAGAAGAACTGGTTTGTTACGTGGTACACAAAAAACTGCtgaataa
- a CDS encoding mitochondrial translation system component, putative (Similar to S. cerevisiae PET127;~Similar to C. albicans PET127): MIRQNIIIVHRRSFCQSLYLAENLKSKHDIENEMTTKSDTSNFQIPLDTNEPEDGVSLRNSARVRSLINRIIETGGNQSKRNRTINNNTTSKLFQNPDKMKVLKKIFSKPQASTKWDKKHIKGKLQTKRNEVTKPSKEPFYKDTSSNKYSTSSNVIKHPLKQCIAPKNEDIAQLAHNLDRVLFSPGVHFLQDPRTRIYNFAPFLKKVINYKDFNFEAIGNYTPVSKHQQLLENSQKLEKQFYSSTSSMTSLLSKFYHFLNKYDKWDVKRFGKIPFSGMSNELPTNLILKPQGDFIDSITKEKKPVYSIQADNSCDLDTLLSAMGMCMETLLTNPQNEFVKYHKDSGIEFSEPPTNAYNYASYGDFLLRSQLDCYDERLPGNGTFDLKTRASTNIRYNSKSGSLEKNDYQIWKLNGSYESFEHEFRDMIRTGAMMKYLFQARIGQMDGIFIAYHSINTIFGFQYLPLEELDKLFYTGNTFSEVPEIDVKKLNVNRLPDKLPSLIGETQFKFSLEIWQKLLQEHILKDLNQSLNGNPTPFRLIVKYDTFAHLLRVFAIPVTDEEIEVLQSFPERFKRDFAEDENLAEVQKHARELRKFNDKSLETKEIFSYVIKMDSSLIDGKIRQYYKLPHDYFEDWQLIYNIKRTTNPPKKYISDLLKFPETKISERLNNVHEIYEKIGAIRKKSWEEKEKVSQVYHPKFKF, translated from the coding sequence ATGATAAGacaaaatataataatagttcATAGAAGGTCATTTTGCCAATCTTTATATTTAGcagaaaatttgaaatcaaaacatGACATCGAGAATGAAATGACAACTAAAAGCGATACAAGCAACTTCCAAATACCACTTGATACAAATGAGCCTGAAGATGGCGTGTCTTTAAGAAATAGTGCTAGAGTAAGGAGTTTAATCAACCGGATTATTGAAACCGGGGGAAACCAAAGTAAACGAAATCGGActatcaataataacacCACGAGTAAGTTGTTTCAAAATCCAGATAAAATGAAAGTcttgaagaaaatattttcgAAACCACAGGCATCGACAAAGTGGGACAAAAAACACATTAAGGGAAAGCTACAAACAAAGCGTAATGAAGTTACCAAACCATCAAAAGAACCATTTTACAAAGACACGTcttcaaataaatattcaacTAGTAGCAACGTCATTAAGCACCCTTTAAAACAATGTATTGCCCCTAAAAATGAAGATATTGCTCAATTAGCTCATAATTTAGATCGAGTGTTATTTTCACCAGGAGTCCATTTTTTACAAGACCCCAGAACTAGAATATATAATTTTGCCccttttttgaaaaaagtgATCAACTATaaagatttcaattttgaagCAATTGGGAATTATACACCAGTCTCGaaacatcaacaattgttaGAAAATTCTCAAAAACTTGAGAAACAATTCTattcttcaacttcttccATGACATCTTTGCTATCTAagttttatcattttttaaataaatatgataAATGGGATGTTAAGCGGTTCGGTAAAATTCCCTTTTCAGGAATGAGTAATGAATTGCCAactaatttgattttaaaacCTCAAGGTGACTTTATTGATTCCATaacaaaggaaaagaaaccaGTCTATTCTATTCAAGCTGATAATTCATGTGACTTAGATACCCTTCTTAGTGCCATGGGAATGTGTATGGAAACATTATTAACAAACCcacaaaatgaatttgtcAAATATCATAAGGATAGTGGGATTGAGTTTAGTGAACCGCCTACTAATGCTTATAATTATGCATCTTATGGGGATTTTTTATTGAGATCACAATTGGATTGCTATGATGAAAGATTGCCAGGGAATGGTACATTCGATTTGAAAACTCGAGCATCAACAAACATTAGATATAATTCCAAAAGTGGATCTTTAGAGAAGAACgattatcaaatttggaaattgaaTGGTAGTTATGAATCCTTCGAACATGAGTTCAGAGATATGATAAGAACTGGTGCCATGATGAAGTATTTATTCCAGGCAAGAATAGGACAAATGGATGGTATCTTCATTGCTTATCATAGCATTAACACCATATTTGGGTTCCAATATTTACCACTTGAGGAAttggataaattattttacACTGGAAACACCTTTTCTGAAGTTCCAGAAATTGatgtaaaaaaattaaatgtAAATAGATTACCTGATAAATTACCATCTTTGATTGGGGAAACACAATTTAAGTTTTCATTGGAAATTTGGCAAAAGTTATTACAAGAACatattttaaaagattTGAATCAATCTCTAAACGGTAATCCAACCCCGTTTAGATTGATTGTGAAATATGACACATTCGCACATTTACTTCGAGTATTTGCAATACCAGTTACTGATGAAGAGATTGAAGTGTTACAATCGTTTCCAGAGAGATTCAAACGTGATTTTGCAGAAGATGAGAATTTGGCTGAAGTACAGAAACATGCTAGAGAGTTGAGGAAATTTAATGACAAAAGTCTTGAAACAAAGGAAATATTCAGCTATGTAATTAAAATGGATTCGAGCTTGATTGATGGAAAAATTAGACAATACTACAAATTACCCCATGACTACTTTGAAGACTGGCAATTAATATATAACATCAAAAGAACTACAAATCCTCCAAAGAAATACATCAGTGACTTATTGAAATTTCCTGAAACAAAGATTTCTGAACGCTTAAACAATGTTCATGAAATTTATGAAAAAATAGGAGCAATTAGAAAGAAGTCATgggaagaaaaagaaaaagtatCACAAGTGTACCATCCGAAATTCAAGTTTTGA